The DNA sequence GGGAGGAGTTGGCGCGGAGGGCGGCGCAGGGCGATGGGCAGGGCCAGGAGCAGTAGAATGGGAGGGTTTCAAGTTGGGGTTGATATTACACGACACATCACGGGGTACATCACGGGAATGCCTGCTGATCAGCATTGACCCTTCACTTCGTAGGCGTTTTGATACCAAAGGGTTTCTTTTCTGTTTTGAACATTGCCATATTAGACACAATTGAAGAGCCAAACAATATCACAGGCACTACTCCAAGCAGTCAAACACTTCCTTTGAGCCAAACACATATGCACACTCATCGCTGTCCCAGTCATAGTACCATATACTTTTATCATGCAATTGAGCGGCGAGTCATGCATAATCATGATGCTGATATCGACCAAGGTATCTGATCACTACCTACCTAGCCATGCTGTCTCAGGAAAGCGAAGGTGGGAGAAGAACCTCACAAAACGCCAACCACAAGTCCATTTCCTCCATGCGTCACCTCACGTCAACCCCTCAACTCGGATACAATCGTATCCAGACCATCCACTCGAGGCAAATTGGGGTTACACTTGCTTGATCCAAACACCGCCCTCATACACCGAGGTTCTTCTGCTCATCCACCATCTTGCCATAAACATACACACGTCCATACCAATCTTGTCGTTTGCCCATTTATCCAGCATGCAGAGGATCCATCTCCTCGACGCCAGACTTGACACCCTCGTACTTGGTCCGTCGAAGAATACCCTCCACAGGTCCCAACAGTCGCTGGAACGCGTTCTTGCCCAGGCTCGCCACCTTGACGTCCGACGTGGCCACGACACTAGCTGCCCGTGGTGCATCATTGAGCAGTGCAAGCTCACCAAAGAAATCGCCTTTGACGTAATGGCGCACCGTGTTCTCCGGGCTGCCCTTGTAGGCATCTGCCTCACCGTTCTCCAGCAGGTAGAACGAATGGCCGGGGTCCCcctcgttgatgatgatctgtCCTGGCGCAAACTTCTTGGTCTCCAGAGCATCTGCAATCTTGGACCTCTCGTACGGCGTCAGGCTCGCCAGCAGCGGCACCTCTTCGAGGAAGCTCTCGTACATCCGTCTTCGAGCAAACGTCGACTCCATAAGAATGCGTCGGAACGTCACACGGTCAAGAGCCCATAGAGTGCACCCGGGTTCGGCAGAGATAACGGTTGCGGCTCGGGGCGCGTTATACATGAGGGCAAGCTCACCGAACGAGCCGCCAGCCTGGATGTTACCAACCTGGTTACCCATGCCGTCTGGGCCGGGCTGGAGAGTGCCGGCAGGGTTGACATAAACATCAAAGGATCCCTTCTCGACGATATAGAAGTAGTCGCCGGCATCACCCTGGCTGATCACCTGCACGACGGTTAGTAAGACATCTTTCATCTTCGGCTAGCCACAACTTACCTTGATTCCCTTAGCAGGTATCGGTTTCTCAACCAGAGCGCCCAGGATTTGAGCACTCTGCTCATCCTCCAGGTGGCTAAAGAGAAAGTTGCCCTCAATGGCACGCTTGAGACGCTCAAGCTGGTCGGCCGACTTCTCGTGGAAGGGGGGAGACCAATTATCATTAGAATCAGCGCCAGGCTTCAGGGATTCGGCAGACACTGAAGTCCGGCGCCCAAAGTTGTACTGAGCAGGATAACTATCTGGATTCGGGGGTGTTCGAGAGCTGGGAGGTACATCGCCCGGGGCATCgccgccgaagccgccgccaAAGGGACCTGAGAACAGCGATCCAGAGTTTTGCGCGCCAAAGCTGCGGTTTGTgggtgatgtgatgttgtccgtctcatcctcttcgatAACACGATGCATCAAGTTGTTCGAAGCTTGCCCTCTGTCTGTTCCAAAGGGGTTGCTATTCTCCCCAAAAGGGCTAGAAAAGGGACCGGCCATGATTTGAAGGTAGTTGAGGCGGAAAGTATTTATATAGATATCGTCGAGTGTTGTGCGAGACGACGCCTGTCGACTTTCCAGCcgagaaaagaagaggccGGCGCCAATTTGGAGGGATCGAGGGGAAGGGGAACAGCTGTTGTTCAGGCTCCTATGTCCTCTTGGTAAGCTTCCGGGAAAACGGAGAGTTGGTAGTCCGAGGACGATCGCAGATGGGGCGTGAAGCTGTAGTGATTCGCGAGGCGGCGGCAGGTGAAGCGAGGCGAGGGGTAAAAGTGTGATGGAGGTCAACCTACCACTATCTAAGCACCCTCGTAGACGGTCTTCAGAGCAGACAAGCTGGGCCAAGGTCAGCACAAGCTGCAGGTGAAGCTGGGATAAGATCAATGGCGATTTGGGAGCAACAAGGGGGTGGGTGCCGTGCAGGAAAGGGAGCTCCGGGGTCTGGGCGCTAAAGATGAAGCTGGACGCGGGCTGCAATCCGCGCTTGAAAGTGACGTGTTGTGGCGGGGCCTAGATCAGGACCCTGTTGCAAAGTCTATGCGTAGCTCAAAGGGGGAAGTGATGAATCAAGTGCAAGACAAGATACTCTTGGCGTGCAGCATCAACGACAAAGGAAGTGGAAGGGAGGGAAGATGGTGGCTGTAGCGCTTGAAAACGAGTCCTTCAAGGTCTGAGGCCGAGGGGAGAAGCATCCgaatggtgatgatgagatgacCCAAGAGGGGTGGCGTAGCGAGATGCGTTCGAAGTTGGATGGCGGGACGGCGCAGGGAAGCAGGAAAACAGGGTTAACTCACGCTCAATCCTAGCAAGGTAGACCCCAGGAATTCGGATTTGACCGAAGGATGAAGGTATTCCGTGAGTGTTCTAGAAATCAGGTACCGACGAGGGCTGGACCGGGGTTGGGTCAGGACGGCGGGGGAAGGATCAAAGCTGTAGGCGACGGCGGGCTGAGGTCGAGAGGTCCTAGAGCTGGAagcgaagatgaagaggcgaGATGTaagagagaggaggggtCATGACATGGGCCTGGAGCGGCCAaaccgaggaggaggagaaggagagcaagTCGCAAGGCGAGTGGGGTTGAGCTTGGGTTGCTTTGCTTGACGTCCGTTCTTTTGCGCTTGCTTCCCCGCCTTGCCGTGGTCGTCAAAGGAGCAAGGGAGTCGAGGAGAAAGGCTGCAGGTTATAGAGATGGAGTTTGAGATACTGAAAGAGAGAGAGTAAAAGgagaagccgatgaagaaggaagagatgagCGAGCAGAGAGTCAAAAGGCAAGAGACCTGACTGACTGACGGAATGGGGAGAAGTGGGGGAAGTGAAGGGGAAGGTGAGAGGGGAATCTTGTTAGTTAAAGCGAGAGACTTTCCCAAGATGGTTGCCGCCCAGGGAAGCTTTCTAGAACGAGTGCGCACGGGCCAGTCGACGGCACGGGCTCCTCGGGCACTTGTTCCACAGGCCGTTCCGCTGCTCTTCGATGCAGCTCCCGGACTGGGAAGCTGCTATTGACCTCTAATGCGCCGTGATGCCAACCTCAGAGATGGACGCCTAGACTAGGTACAGTAGGTGATcgctccatcaccaaggcttTTACCCTTTCAGCAAAACGTCCGGAAGCAGAATCAACGCATGTTTCGGGCCCCCGCCGGTGGAGCCGCCCTCCTGCTGAACCCTCTGCGGACGAACCCAAACGATGGCTCTGGTATGTGGTAGGGCGCTGGCTCCAAGCTAGCTCCTTGCCACCTTTCTCCCCTTGACCAGAGCTGCATGCCATTTCCCTAGAGATCAGGCTCGGCCACGTTATACCCGTGCCTCGCTCGTCTCATGCTCGATCCTCTGGGAGCGGCTCCTTGATCAGACTCGGATGGCTCCACGGCGCCGGGCTGCTAGATCAGCCCTGGGACCGTCCATGTCGCCCCCGCGTAAGCTCCCCGGGAGCTCCTAGCTCCCATTCCGGATGGTGGCGGCCAACTACACCACTCTGAACAAGAACAATGAATGAATCGAGTGGACCGCCTCCGTCCGTAGATGCATTGCGGCCTGCTACCTAGTTATTTGCATGACTCTCCTCGTCATGTTTGCTACACCATATCTTCGGCACTTGTCCCTCCAGCTCGCAGCTTGCTCTGCTGCTACTGCAGGTATCCCGATATGCACCATCCTCCAACCTGCACAGCAAGAAGCTGCCGTGTcactcttctccttgccgtATCCCCCGCATCATGCCACACGTCTTCACCTCTGCAAACATTATACCCTTTTTGAACTGATTTCTCTTGAGCCAACGATGCGCTACATACGTAATACATGGTTGGCCTCTGTGAACCCTCCACCCATCATTGGACGCAGCAGCTCCTGTCCCTCAAAAGCTGCTCGGGTATCGTTCCTGGCTGGCAATGATAAAGTACAaaagtcctcctcctgctcatCTTCTCAATCACGCACCCCCAAGTCTTTCTCCCCCATCATCCAGCTACGCTGCTCGGcgtccatcatcatcccctGCTCGGTAGCAAGTACAAGTATACAACAAAAGATAACAAGACAAGGCCGCTGCAATCGCAACCATAAACAAAACCCCCCAAGAAACCCCTGCGCCAAAGAATAAAGCCGTCCGGTGCAAATGCATTCGTTTGATCCCCCAAATCCAAGCTTGGCGCCAGCAACGCGGCCTCACGCTCGTGCCCGTGCCCGTGTGCCTGTCAAACGCCGGCTCCTTGCACGCCTTGCCTTTCCATCCTTCTTCCTAAATCCCATATCCAGTGTCCACCTTGGGACGCGACCTGGAGCCTGAACTCCTTGCCTCGTACCCTTTAGTGTGTTTGCAGTAACATCAAATAATCCATCAGACATGCCTTTCAACAGACCGAAATCCCCAGCTGATGGTTGGCAGCTGCGCATAGTTGGCCCTGCACCATAGGACCCCACCACTAGGCACGAGTCCAGGAGTGTGTCCAACATATCCATGTCATGGCTCTCTGTGCCCTCCCAATGGCTCTTTAAGCCAATTTCCACGGGGTGGAGGGGTCTATCCGGACTCTGGAGAGTCGGCTTCAGATCTCGTGGCCCAGTCGCAAGACATAAGTCCAAGACTGCGTCCAGCATCTCCAGATCCTGACTCCCCGCACCCTCCCACCATGTTTTTATATCAATATCAGGACGACCATTCGGGCTCTGCCAAGTGGGTTTCATGTCCTATGACCCGACCGCAAGGCATGAGTCCAAGACTGCATCCAGCATATCCATATCCTGGTTCTCTGCGCCCTCCCACCATGTTTCTGTGTCAATGTCCATGGCGTCGGGGTGGCCGTTCGGGAGTTCGTACACTCTTCCGCCGTTGATCCCTGCCACATGGTTTTCTTCCACGTAGCCTTCTGGACCCTGATCGTGAATCCAGGTGTAGTCGTCCCAGTTCTCCAGCTCGCCTTCTCGGTACCCATACAGAACTTGTGTCATGAGCACCGGGAACTGTGCCATTCCTGTATCGGCCATTTCCAACGACAGGCGCAGGTCTGCCATGCCCAGAGGTCCCCTCTCGCTCGCCGACTTGGACTCAATCGGGAGAAGCCCGCTCTTGTCCCGGGATATCTCGCCTCGCATGGCCGCATCTTCTTCGTACTCGAGTTGTTGCTTATACTTGTGCGTCTGTATCCACGTCGTTCCAACGCCAAATCCGGCACTGCCAGAGTCGCCAGGTCCGTTACTCCGTGTGCGACTGAACACTTGCGTCAAGACTTCCTTGATGAATGTCTCTACAGCAACCGACATGAACTGAGGAGCATCTCCAGCGTGTCCGCTGACAAGACCTGCCTCATAACAAAATGGTAACATCCGGCCTGAGATCATACCGATATCGGGGAACTCGCCGGATTCGACCGCCAAGGGTTGGGCATATCGTTTTCGAATCTCGAGGTCAAAGTCTTGCGCTATCGTTAGGACACTCGTAGAATGCGCGAACATGCCCGATACTTACTCATATTATTGATGACCCCTGCGCTAGGGGTAGCATCCGTCACCATGGACGGCTTGCGATGGGTATCTGTAAAAACATGGGATATACTCTCGTGAGGATCCCACTTGGTACATGTTAGTGGGTGCGACGAAGCGGGCTGGGATGCACAAACATCATTGTGAACCAAGTCCTTGATGCGCCGTCGGTCTCGCGCAGGCAGTTGCATAACATCTCCCTTCAACCTGCGCTCGGCGGCATCGCCTGATACTGGTTTGCTCCCGGTGGTAGCTGCGGGCTTGTCGTTGGCGCTGACCCAGGGAGCCAGCCCTTGGTCGGGCATCTCACGGGTGACATTTCCGTAGATGGCCGCTATAAGGTTATTATGTAGATGTTCCTTGTCGCCGGGGCCTGCGAGGATGGGGTCGATTCGTTCCGAGTATTCGGCCTGGTTTAAGCGTCCTGGACGATGAGGTCAGTGTGCGCAACCGTAGATGTAATGCGCACGACACCTACCGGTCAAGAACTCGCTGGTGGAGGCCTTGTAAATGGGCCATTGTTCGTTGCCGatggcggccttgagggcgGCATACGGGGCTTCGAGGTCAATTCGCGCAGGGATGATCTGGCTCGACTTTGCGATTTTGGGCGCCCCAGTGCCAGAGCCAGCGAGGGTCTTGTTGGAGAGGATAGGAGTCGAGAGGCTGATGGATGGGCGACTCAGAGCCGCGGGGTCGATGTCGGGCATCTTGACAGGAGACGAACAGGCGACGGCGGCGTCGCGTGCGGCAGTGTAGCGCGGCGCGACACGGAGAAAAGACGCATGAGTTGGATAGAACGAATGGCTGCAACTCTGCGATCACGGTGGAGGTATTAATTCGATGGGAAACGCATTCTGCGGTGTCTAAGTTGATGAGGCACCCTCTAACTGTTGACGTGAGGTAAAGGGTTGATGGTTGGAGTGTAGTCCTTTTTTTGCCGCGAGGCCTGACAGAGGCGGACATCAGAGCATGGCCGAGGTAGTGGATACATAGTTGTGCACACAGATTAGTGCGCTGTGCCGAGTCACCGCTACTTTCTAGCTCCCGCACCCTCTCACCCAACAGCCTTGAACCACCACCAAACTCTCACTGTCGCGTCTGGCGCGTCTGAACGAAGTCAACTCTATACTTCACAAATATACCAGATTTGGCGAATCTGCCTGCGCAAGCCCAATTCTTCCCGTTTTTGACGCTTGCGAGCTTCACAAACTCATCCATACGCTCATACTGCACCTGCTCGTCCTAGGTCGCTTGCGACGATGCCGTCATGGCTCCCGACCGCATAACCAATGCCATCGACAGCTTGATAACCCACCTCGTGCCCAGCAACCCCAACGACAATGAAGAAGTCGCCCAGGAGCGCCATGATACTTGCTTTGAAATTGTCAAATCCATCATAGACAGGTAACCAACTGCTTTGCCTATTAATCATGTACCATCAACCGCTAACCAGGCCCTCCACAGCCCATCCTCCCCCGCTATCTCTTCCGACGTCAACCATGCCTCCGACCTCATAAAGCGAAAGCTCATCCAGAGCAATCCCACCCAAGCCCTCCGATTCTCGAACCTCTACACTCGTCTGCTCTCTCTACCTGTGCTCGAGCACAAGTGGGCTATCCTCTACTTGCTCTACCAACTGGCTGATTCTCCAGACCCCAGCGAGCCCCTCCCGCTGAGCCCTGTGAAGCCGTCGGCGCCCAACTACCGAGACGCCATAAACCGCGATGCTATAAAACGTCAGGGCCGGGAGCGTGCCACCAAGACATCTagacaagaagaggagcagTTCAAAGAGGCCTTTCAGCCAGAAGGGCTCAAGAAGCTTCCACCAAAAGAGCCCAAAAAGTCGGGCAAAGATGGGGACCCACGGCCTGAAGCGCCCAAGAGAGACGTCTCTCTCAAGTCAACGTTGCTAGCGAGCAACTATTCAGAGATCGAACCTCCGGAATCAGTCATCCTCAGAGACCTTCCCTTTACACTCCAAGGCCTATCTTCCACGACATTACCGTTTCCCAAATCAGACACCATAAGGTTACCTCCAACTCTACCTCTACCAATCGTCTCTCTACTCCACACTTTGGCGGAGCCCTCGCTACTATATCGcggcctcgatggcttctGCAAGACTCCTGCCAAGGGACTTCTTGGTCAGAGCTTGAGAGCGGCCATTGGCAGTGAGCTCAAGTCATATCTTAGCTTGATTGCTACGCTAGAAGGGCAGATTCGAAGAGCTTTAGCCTCTTTGGATGAGGAAGCGCCACGGGCAGGCATCGGGAAAGCCGGCGTGACACTGAAAAGATGCGTGGTCTGGACTCGCGAGGCAACCATGGGGCTCAGGTTGATGAGTCTCATCGCTGAAGAATctgaaaagaagaagggaggcCAGCTCGTCTCGCTTATCCACAGCTTCTCATCGTCTCATGGTGACCCTGTCGTGGCTGCCTTCGCAGAGCGTCTCCTGGGGAGCTTCACGCGACCGTTTTACGACATCCTGCGCCATTGGATATACGACGGTGAACTATCAGATCCATATCAAGAATTCTTTGTCAGGGAACAGGCTGCCAACAAGGACCCTTCAAAGGCCAAGGGGGCGGGCAACGTCTGGGAGGACAAGTACGAGATCGCAACAGACATGATTCCGAGCATCATCACCCAGGATTTCGCCCAAAAGGTGTTTCTGATCGGCAAGTCGCTCAACTTTATCCGACACAGCTGCGGTGATGCAATGTGGGTTGAAGACTACTCCAAGGCAGCCTCCAAGGAGCTCCGGTATGGTGACACGGCCACGCTAGAGGCTTGGATCGACGAGGCCTACAAGACAACCATGAAACGACTCATTGACTTGATGGCCAACAAGTTCCATCTGTTTGAGCATCTGCAGGCGTTGAAGAACTACATTCTCCTGGGCCAGGGAGACTTCATTGCCCTCCTGATGGAGTCGTTGGCTGCCAACCTGGATCGTCCTGCTGGAGCACAGTACAGACATACGTTGACGGCGCAGTTGGAGCACGCCATTCGAGGCTCAAATGCTCAGTACGATTCGCCCGAGGTGCTACGGCGTCTGGATGCACGAATGCTCCAGCTGTCACACGGTGATATCGGATGGGATTGCTTCACACTCGAGTACAAGATCGATGCCcctgttgatgttgttgtgaCTGAATGGGGCAACCGGCAGTATCTCAAAGTCTTCAACTTTCTCTGGCGCATCAAGCGTGTGGAGTTTGCCCTGCTGTCAACCTGGCGCAAGTGCATGACAGGTTCCCGTGGCGTGCTCCAGAACTCAGACCCTGCTGTCGCTCAGGCGTGGAAGTCGACACGTGGAGTTCTCGCCGAGATGATTCACTTTGTTGGTCAGCTACAGTACTACATCCTATTTGAGGTTATTGAATCCTCGTGGGGCGAACTGCAGAAGCGCATCCAGAAGGAGGACTGCACTCTGGACGACCTTATAAAGGCGCATACACGCTATCTCAACGACATCACGCATAAGGGTCTACTTGGCGCCAAGCGACGAACGCACAGcgcggatgaggatgaccGCACAACCTACATGATGCAGCTCGGAGAGATCCTTCGGTTCATGCTCAGCTACCGAGACTCAGTCGACGGGCTCTACAGTTGGAGTGTGTCGGACTTTACCCGGCGACAGGAGGCCGATGTGAGGAGCACCACGCGGTTCAACGACGAGCACGACGACACTCCAACAGCAGGCTCGGGGGCTGTAACGTCCGAGTTTCCTGTCCTGCAGGAGCGGCTGCGGCATCTGGGCGTATCATTCAGGACCCGCCTGcagatcctcctcggcgatcTCGCGTACCAGCCAGACGTGGACATGCGGTTCCTGGGTGTTGCCATGAACTTCAACGACGTGTACCAGCctacgaggaggaagaccaAGGTTGCGGGttcctcgacggcgacgcgCAGTGCATCGGCATCGAGGGGTTGAAGCGGGGCTCTTGTTTGGGTGTGAGCGAGCCAGCGCTGGGCGTGGCTCGACGAGTTGGAGAATCGCCGAGTGCATAGCGATGGGTATCATGCTTGTTTGCGGGAATCCGGAGTTAATACACATGTTATTTGGCGCAAGTCTGGCAATGCCGGCCGGTATAACACTTCCGGTGCCCTTGTGATGTTTTGACGGGTTCGAGCTAGTTCCCAGGGCTTGTCACCTTGGTGGAAGAGAGGCAAGGCTAGTCTAGTTAGTTCTCGGGGCAGGCAACagtcttggtgttgctaTTATGGTATCTTTGAGGCCCAACATTATGCATGATAAAGTTGCCAACTGGCGAGCAAGACCGTGGTCTCGGGTAATCCCCATCGCATTTGAGGTTCTTGCTGAGAGTCCAGGGTAATCAGATAAGTCATGAGTCAAGAACGCCTTGTTGCCAGCTCACCCACTGTTAGGGAGTGATA is a window from the Fusarium keratoplasticum isolate Fu6.1 chromosome 5, whole genome shotgun sequence genome containing:
- a CDS encoding CAMP-dependent protein kinase regulatory subunit, which encodes MAGPFSSPFGENSNPFGTDRGQASNNLMHRVIEEDETDNITSPTNRSFGAQNSGSLFSGPFGGGFGGDAPGDVPPSSRTPPNPDSYPAQYNFGRRTSVSAESLKPGADSNDNWSPPFHEKSADQLERLKRAIEGNFLFSHLEDEQSAQILGALVEKPIPAKGIKVISQGDAGDYFYIVEKGSFDVYVNPAGTLQPGPDGMGNQVGNIQAGGSFGELALMYNAPRAATVISAEPGCTLWALDRVTFRRILMESTFARRRMYESFLEEVPLLASLTPYERSKIADALETKKFAPGQIIINEGDPGHSFYLLENGEADAYKGSPENTVRHYVKGDFFGELALLNDAPRAASVVATSDVKVASLGKNAFQRLLGPVEGILRRTKYEGVKSGVEEMDPLHAG
- a CDS encoding Spindle pole body component, giving the protein MAPDRITNAIDSLITHLVPSNPNDNEEVAQERHDTCFEIVKSIIDSPSSPAISSDVNHASDLIKRKLIQSNPTQALRFSNLYTRLLSLPVLEHKWAILYLLYQLADSPDPSEPLPLSPVKPSAPNYRDAINRDAIKRQGRERATKTSRQEEEQFKEAFQPEGLKKLPPKEPKKSGKDGDPRPEAPKRDVSLKSTLLASNYSEIEPPESVILRDLPFTLQGLSSTTLPFPKSDTIRLPPTLPLPIVSLLHTLAEPSLLYRGLDGFCKTPAKGLLGQSLRAAIGSELKSYLSLIATLEGQIRRALASLDEEAPRAGIGKAGVTLKRCVVWTREATMGLRLMSLIAEESEKKKGGQLVSLIHSFSSSHGDPVVAAFAERLLGSFTRPFYDILRHWIYDGELSDPYQEFFVREQAANKDPSKAKGAGNVWEDKYEIATDMIPSIITQDFAQKVFLIGKSLNFIRHSCGDAMWVEDYSKAASKELRYGDTATLEAWIDEAYKTTMKRLIDLMANKFHLFEHLQALKNYILLGQGDFIALLMESLAANLDRPAGAQYRHTLTAQLEHAIRGSNAQYDSPEVLRRLDARMLQLSHGDIGWDCFTLEYKIDAPVDVVVTEWGNRQYLKVFNFLWRIKRVEFALLSTWRKCMTGSRGVLQNSDPAVAQAWKSTRGVLAEMIHFVGQLQYYILFEVIESSWGELQKRIQKEDCTLDDLIKAHTRYLNDITHKGLLGAKRRTHSADEDDRTTYMMQLGEILRFMLSYRDSVDGLYSWSVSDFTRRQEADVRSTTRFNDEHDDTPTAGSGAVTSEFPVLQERLRHLGVSFRTRLQILLGDLAYQPDVDMRFLGVAMNFNDVYQPTRRKTKVAGSSTATRSASASRG